The following are from one region of the Nocardia terpenica genome:
- a CDS encoding cytochrome P450, producing MSFPATTHETHLAPGGIPGLGHALRMRRDPLALFESLRPYGDVVRIKLGPQQVYVVTSTAVSTELFVSKYRSFDKGVAVEHFRSVFGSGLLSSDGETHRADRLLMQPAFHRDRLADYVELMREQVVEHTATWRDGDVLDARAALTAITLGVVTRAMISAKVGDELAAEIQLRLPRILDLSYRRAMNPLPLLNRLPLPHNREFADLVARLHPRIDAVIADYHRSETTKPDLLSMMLTARDESSGASMADDRIHDQVMTILLAGSETAATALSWIFLLLDDHPEVAARLLAELHEVLGERPVTAADLPRLTYTTQVIDESLRHSPPIWLITRRATEDVSLGGHLVPRGASVMLSPYLTGHDPTLIEDPDTFDPDRWAADRVTQPLRLAALPFGAGPRKCIGDSFAVVEAIVTIATILRRWRVRRQPGNTITKTAGLTYFPAGLRLTVGRVTGSS from the coding sequence ATGTCCTTTCCCGCAACGACTCACGAAACCCATCTCGCGCCCGGCGGCATCCCCGGGCTGGGGCACGCGCTCCGGATGCGGCGCGATCCGCTGGCGCTGTTCGAATCGCTGCGGCCCTACGGCGACGTGGTCCGGATCAAGCTCGGGCCGCAGCAGGTGTACGTGGTCACCTCGACCGCGGTGAGCACCGAGCTGTTCGTCTCCAAGTACCGGTCGTTCGACAAGGGCGTGGCGGTGGAGCATTTCCGCAGCGTCTTCGGGTCCGGGCTGCTCAGCTCCGACGGCGAGACACATCGCGCGGACCGGTTGCTCATGCAGCCCGCGTTCCACCGCGACCGCCTGGCCGACTATGTCGAGCTCATGCGCGAGCAGGTCGTCGAGCACACGGCCACCTGGCGCGACGGCGACGTGCTGGACGCGCGGGCGGCGCTGACCGCGATCACGCTCGGCGTCGTCACCCGGGCCATGATCTCGGCCAAGGTGGGCGACGAGCTGGCCGCCGAGATCCAGCTGCGGCTGCCCCGGATCCTGGACCTGTCGTATCGGCGGGCCATGAACCCGCTGCCGTTGCTGAACCGACTTCCGTTGCCGCACAACAGGGAATTCGCCGACCTGGTGGCCCGCCTGCACCCGCGGATCGACGCGGTCATCGCCGACTATCACCGCAGCGAGACCACCAAGCCCGACCTGCTCAGCATGATGCTCACCGCGCGCGACGAATCCAGCGGCGCGAGCATGGCCGACGACCGCATCCACGATCAGGTCATGACCATCCTGCTGGCCGGATCGGAGACCGCCGCCACCGCGCTGTCGTGGATCTTCCTGCTGCTCGACGACCATCCCGAGGTGGCCGCCCGGCTGCTCGCCGAGCTCCACGAGGTCCTCGGCGAACGCCCGGTGACGGCCGCCGACCTGCCGCGGCTGACCTACACCACGCAGGTGATCGACGAATCGCTGCGGCACAGCCCCCCGATCTGGCTGATCACCCGGCGCGCGACCGAGGACGTCTCGCTCGGCGGCCACCTCGTCCCCCGCGGCGCCTCGGTCATGCTCAGCCCGTACCTCACCGGCCACGACCCGACACTGATCGAGGACCCCGACACCTTCGATCCCGACCGCTGGGCCGCCGACCGCGTCACCCAGCCCCTGCGCCTGGCCGCCCTCCCGTTCGGCGCGGGCCCGCGCAAATGCATCGGCGACTCGTTCGCCGTCGTCGAGGCCATCGTCACGATCGCGACCATCCTCCGCCGCTGGCGCGTCCGTCGGCAGCCCGGGAACACGATCACCAAGACCGCCGGGCTCACCTACTTCCCGGCGGGCCTGCGGCTGACCGTCGGCAGGGTGACCGGCTCCTCGTAG
- a CDS encoding family 1 glycosylhydrolase — protein MHPGARLCAMAVAAMTAVALALGAGPAQANSAPDTVAPLPADFLWGVASSGFQTEGHAPDSNWTRYIARSGYEPYRDSVDFYDRYAEDIELAHRLGVKVYRISIEWARLQPAPDRWDEDAFRFYDRVIDEIVGKGMRPMLTLDHWVYPGWALDAGGWRNPGMVDSWLANMRRVVDRYADRNPLWVTINEPVAYAVHELTEAHVAGGDFDAGFNEIVDRFVQAHRSSYDYIRQRQPDALVTSNIGYISGDTTGINDRIIDRIADKVSFVGVDYYFDATTDAPRPVARSAAGTDIAQLWELPLAAEGVYYALRHYAQRFPTLPLFVVENGLSTDNGFGRPDGYDRADYLRDTAYWLQRARMDGYNVIGYNYWSLTDNYEWGSYTPRFGLYTVFVDVDPFLIRFPTPAADAYRAVTATGGVPPGYLPTRRPAPCSRIDPPSSCSDPVVLPDRAGNP, from the coding sequence ATGCACCCGGGTGCTCGGCTGTGCGCAATGGCGGTGGCGGCAATGACGGCGGTGGCGCTGGCACTGGGAGCCGGTCCCGCACAAGCGAATTCGGCACCGGACACGGTCGCTCCGCTACCCGCGGACTTCCTGTGGGGCGTGGCGTCCTCCGGCTTCCAGACCGAGGGGCACGCGCCGGACAGCAACTGGACCCGCTACATCGCGCGGTCCGGATACGAGCCCTACCGCGACTCCGTCGACTTCTACGACCGCTACGCCGAGGACATCGAGCTGGCGCACCGGCTCGGGGTGAAGGTGTATCGGATCAGCATCGAGTGGGCCCGGCTGCAACCCGCGCCGGACCGGTGGGACGAGGACGCGTTCCGGTTCTACGACCGGGTCATCGACGAGATCGTCGGCAAGGGCATGCGCCCGATGCTCACCCTCGACCATTGGGTCTATCCCGGCTGGGCGCTCGACGCGGGCGGCTGGCGCAACCCGGGCATGGTGGACTCCTGGCTCGCGAACATGCGCCGGGTGGTCGACCGGTACGCCGACCGGAATCCGTTGTGGGTCACCATCAATGAGCCGGTGGCCTACGCCGTGCACGAGCTCACCGAGGCGCACGTGGCCGGTGGCGACTTCGACGCCGGTTTCAACGAGATCGTCGACCGCTTCGTCCAGGCGCACCGCTCGAGCTACGACTACATTCGGCAGCGGCAGCCCGACGCCCTGGTCACCAGCAATATCGGCTACATCTCCGGCGACACGACGGGTATCAACGATCGCATCATCGACCGCATCGCCGACAAGGTCAGCTTCGTCGGCGTCGACTACTACTTCGACGCCACCACCGACGCCCCCAGGCCCGTGGCCCGCTCCGCCGCGGGCACCGATATCGCCCAGCTGTGGGAGCTGCCGCTGGCCGCCGAGGGCGTGTACTACGCGCTGCGGCACTACGCGCAGAGGTTCCCGACGCTGCCGCTGTTCGTGGTGGAGAACGGCCTGTCCACCGACAACGGTTTCGGCCGCCCCGACGGCTACGATCGCGCCGACTACCTCCGCGACACCGCCTACTGGCTGCAACGCGCCCGCATGGACGGCTACAACGTCATCGGCTACAACTACTGGAGTCTCACCGACAACTATGAATGGGGTTCCTACACACCGCGTTTCGGCCTCTACACCGTCTTCGTCGACGTCGACCCGTTCCTGATCCGGTTCCCGACGCCCGCGGCCGACGCCTACCGCGCCGTCACCGCCACCGGCGGCGTGCCGCCCGGCTACCTCCCCACCCGCAGGCCCGCGCCCTGCTCGCGAATCGACCCACCGTCCAGTTGCTCGGATCCGGTCGTCCTGCCCGACCGCGCCGGAAATCCCTGA
- a CDS encoding aldo/keto reductase produces MVLRSLGTSEIQVSPLAFGGNVFGWTADESTSFALLDALVEMGINFIDTADVYSAWVPGNSGGESETVLGKWLAKSGKRDRVVIATKVGQLPARPGLSRDNILHAAEESLRRLQTDYVDVYFSHRDLADSAALDETLGAYQTLIEQGKVRAIGASNYTGARLREAAQVGRDAGLPLYQVIQPEYNLYDREGYERDLEPVVSELKLGVVTYYALASGFLSGKYRTEADLGKSARGQTIKARYLNPRGLAILSALDEVSATHGVTPATVALAWQIARPSITAPIASATSLDQLRALGAALDLKLDAADIARLDEASAY; encoded by the coding sequence ATGGTTCTGCGCTCACTAGGTACTTCGGAGATTCAGGTATCGCCATTGGCGTTCGGCGGCAACGTCTTCGGCTGGACGGCCGACGAGAGCACCTCGTTCGCGCTGCTCGACGCGCTGGTCGAGATGGGTATCAACTTCATCGACACCGCCGACGTCTACTCGGCCTGGGTGCCCGGCAACTCCGGCGGCGAGTCGGAGACGGTGCTGGGCAAGTGGCTGGCCAAGTCGGGCAAGCGCGATCGGGTCGTCATCGCGACCAAGGTCGGGCAGCTGCCCGCGCGGCCGGGACTGTCGCGGGACAATATTCTGCACGCCGCCGAGGAATCGTTGCGGCGCTTGCAGACCGACTACGTCGACGTCTACTTCTCGCACCGCGACCTGGCCGACTCCGCCGCGCTCGACGAGACCCTCGGCGCGTATCAGACGCTCATCGAGCAGGGCAAGGTCCGGGCGATCGGCGCGTCCAACTACACCGGGGCGCGGCTGCGCGAGGCGGCGCAGGTCGGCCGCGACGCCGGGCTGCCGCTGTACCAGGTGATCCAGCCCGAATACAACCTCTACGACCGCGAGGGCTACGAGCGCGATCTGGAACCGGTGGTGAGCGAGCTGAAGCTGGGCGTGGTCACCTACTACGCGCTCGCGAGCGGATTCCTGTCCGGCAAGTACCGCACCGAGGCCGACCTGGGCAAGAGCGCCCGCGGCCAGACGATCAAGGCGCGCTACCTCAACCCGCGCGGCCTGGCGATCCTGTCCGCCCTGGACGAGGTGTCCGCCACGCACGGGGTCACCCCGGCGACGGTCGCGCTGGCCTGGCAGATCGCCCGGCCCAGCATCACCGCGCCGATCGCCAGCGCCACCTCGCTCGACCAGCTGCGGGCCCTGGGCGCGGCGCTCGACCTGAAGCTCGACGCGGCCGACATCGCCCGGCTCGACGAGGCCAGCGCCTACTGA
- a CDS encoding DegT/DnrJ/EryC1/StrS family aminotransferase, with amino-acid sequence MGGYQGSVPWSRPSLGEDEIASAVAVLRSGWTASGPKTAEFEDAFRELAGAPYALAVESATAGLHLVLAALGVGPGDEVITPSFTWPATANVAELLGARAVFADVLPGTLLLDPAEVRRLVTDRTKAVFVVHYAGAPADLARLRTITAEHGITLVHDAAHALGTWYGDEFVGAGTDPAVFSFHPVKNITTAEGGMVTLGDGALAERIRLLRYHGLAQSSWTRHRGAGGSRYEVLCPGWKYVMSDLNAAIGLVQLGKLDTFNARRTALAHRYSRLLADLTPIHLPEVPPYPHRHAWHLYAIRLDLAALAIDRDEFATALADSGIGAGIHFTPVHMHRYYREREPHPRRLPVTEAAGRTELSLPLYPDMTEAQQDRVVAAVRTVAQRHSSFRVR; translated from the coding sequence GTGGGTGGGTACCAGGGGTCGGTTCCGTGGAGCCGGCCGTCGCTCGGTGAGGACGAGATCGCTTCGGCCGTAGCGGTTCTGCGGTCGGGGTGGACGGCGTCCGGCCCGAAGACGGCCGAATTCGAGGACGCTTTCCGGGAATTGGCGGGCGCGCCCTACGCGCTGGCGGTCGAGTCCGCCACCGCCGGGCTGCACCTGGTGCTCGCCGCGCTGGGCGTCGGTCCGGGCGACGAGGTCATCACCCCGTCGTTCACCTGGCCCGCGACCGCGAACGTGGCGGAATTGCTCGGCGCTCGCGCGGTATTCGCCGACGTGCTGCCCGGCACCCTGCTGCTCGACCCCGCCGAGGTGCGGCGGCTGGTCACCGACCGGACCAAGGCGGTGTTCGTCGTGCACTACGCGGGCGCGCCCGCCGACCTGGCCCGGCTGCGGACGATCACCGCCGAGCACGGCATCACCCTGGTGCACGACGCCGCGCACGCCCTCGGCACCTGGTACGGCGACGAATTCGTCGGCGCCGGAACCGATCCGGCGGTGTTCTCCTTCCACCCGGTCAAGAACATCACCACCGCCGAGGGTGGCATGGTCACCCTCGGCGACGGCGCCCTGGCCGAGCGCATCCGCCTGCTGCGCTATCACGGGCTCGCCCAGAGTTCGTGGACGCGGCACCGCGGCGCGGGCGGCTCCCGCTACGAGGTGCTGTGTCCCGGCTGGAAATACGTCATGTCCGACCTGAACGCGGCGATCGGCCTGGTCCAGCTCGGCAAGCTGGACACCTTCAACGCCCGCCGCACGGCCCTGGCGCACCGCTACTCCCGTCTGCTGGCCGACCTCACCCCCATCCACCTCCCCGAGGTCCCGCCCTACCCGCACCGCCATGCCTGGCACCTCTACGCCATCCGCCTCGACCTCGCCGCCCTGGCCATCGACCGCGACGAATTCGCCACCGCCCTGGCCGATTCCGGCATCGGCGCGGGCATCCACTTCACCCCCGTCCACATGCACCGCTACTACCGCGAACGCGAGCCGCACCCGCGTCGGCTCCCGGTCACCGAGGCCGCGGGGCGGACGGAACTGTCGCTGCCGCTGTACCCGGATATGACCGAGGCGCAACAGGATCGGGTGGTCGCGGCGGTCCGGACGGTGGCGCAACGGCATTCGTCATTCCGGGTGCGGTGA
- a CDS encoding FAD-dependent monooxygenase — MADSEGAGALGRTRRAVIAGAGIAGLAAALRLHRDGWEVLVVERSPTRRSGGYVVNLVGAAYDAIARFGLVAALRPRDIGFFTTILVHADGREKLTVPPAIAQAGLGDRALTVFRGDLETALYEAIADRVPIRFGTTVRTADEHAGGVRVTFSDGSSEQADLLVGADGLHSGIRKLVADPAAESLVRLNYVMAALPLTEAPPGVPENAATNFIGPGRTAAVVNMGPNRSSAFFVQHTDDPATAVAAGPAATLTAAFGDLHGGVPQVLRRIESDPGAVYFDELSQVRLDRWSRGRIVLLGDAAWCVTPFAGHGVGLAVAGADRLGMALAQTPDIPIALARWESALRPEVRRRQASARKGAHRFVPVTKAQVRMNEIMLQAIQLPVIRGLIRRSVQRANR, encoded by the coding sequence GTGGCGGATTCGGAGGGCGCCGGGGCGCTCGGGCGGACGCGGCGCGCGGTGATCGCGGGCGCGGGCATCGCCGGTCTGGCGGCGGCGCTGCGGCTGCATCGCGACGGGTGGGAGGTGCTCGTGGTGGAGCGTTCCCCCACCCGCCGGTCCGGCGGTTACGTGGTGAATCTGGTCGGCGCGGCGTACGACGCGATCGCCCGCTTCGGCCTCGTTGCGGCGCTACGGCCGCGCGATATCGGGTTCTTCACGACGATCCTGGTGCACGCCGACGGGCGGGAGAAGCTCACCGTTCCGCCCGCGATCGCGCAGGCCGGGCTCGGCGACCGCGCGCTGACGGTCTTCCGCGGCGACCTGGAGACCGCGCTGTACGAGGCGATCGCGGACCGGGTGCCGATTCGCTTCGGCACCACCGTGCGGACGGCGGACGAACACGCCGGCGGCGTGCGGGTGACGTTCTCGGACGGAAGCAGCGAACAGGCGGATCTGCTCGTCGGCGCGGACGGCCTGCACTCCGGAATCAGGAAGCTGGTCGCCGACCCCGCGGCCGAGAGCCTGGTCCGGCTGAACTACGTCATGGCCGCCCTGCCGCTCACCGAGGCCCCGCCCGGTGTCCCGGAGAACGCGGCCACCAATTTCATCGGCCCCGGCCGCACGGCCGCGGTCGTCAATATGGGCCCGAACCGGTCCTCGGCCTTCTTCGTCCAGCACACCGACGACCCGGCCACCGCGGTGGCGGCCGGTCCGGCCGCCACCCTCACCGCGGCCTTCGGCGACCTGCACGGCGGCGTCCCGCAGGTGCTGCGCCGCATCGAATCCGACCCGGGCGCGGTCTATTTCGACGAACTCAGCCAGGTGCGGCTGGACCGCTGGAGCAGGGGTCGCATCGTCCTGCTCGGCGACGCGGCCTGGTGCGTCACGCCGTTCGCGGGCCACGGCGTGGGCCTGGCGGTCGCGGGCGCGGACCGGCTCGGCATGGCGCTGGCGCAGACCCCCGACATCCCGATCGCCCTGGCCCGGTGGGAGTCGGCCCTGCGCCCCGAGGTCCGCAGGCGACAAGCCTCGGCCCGCAAGGGCGCACACCGCTTCGTCCCCGTCACCAAGGCGCAGGTCCGCATGAACGAGATTATGCTGCAAGCGATTCAGCTCCCGGTGATCCGCGGCCTGATCCGGCGTTCCGTCCAGCGAGCGAACCGATAA
- a CDS encoding TetR/AcrR family transcriptional regulator: protein MPRGVAIPEIRQQLFAAAERVILRDGPSKLGGRAVTGEAGVATGLLYAHFSDLDGFLTSFAVDRAFVISAEVATLPERAGRGDIVATVCEAVLATPLVTVMAVTRLLVARPELNGRVREVLGARTGGLEAIESAAAAYLAAEQRLGRIAATAAPEPLSHALVGSVHYTVLRADSESLARERIRQVVAAVLAGFVTTAARR from the coding sequence GTGCCCCGAGGTGTTGCCATCCCAGAGATCAGGCAGCAGCTCTTCGCGGCCGCGGAACGCGTGATTCTCCGGGACGGTCCGTCCAAGCTCGGTGGTCGTGCCGTGACCGGGGAGGCTGGTGTCGCCACCGGGCTGCTCTATGCGCACTTCTCCGACCTCGACGGATTTCTCACCAGCTTCGCCGTGGACCGGGCCTTCGTCATCTCGGCGGAGGTGGCCACGTTGCCGGAGCGCGCCGGGCGCGGCGATATCGTCGCCACCGTGTGCGAGGCGGTGCTCGCGACGCCGCTGGTGACCGTGATGGCGGTGACGCGGCTGCTGGTCGCCCGGCCGGAGCTCAACGGCCGGGTCCGGGAGGTGCTCGGGGCCCGCACCGGCGGGCTGGAGGCGATCGAGAGCGCCGCGGCGGCCTACCTGGCCGCCGAGCAGCGACTGGGCCGGATCGCCGCAACCGCTGCGCCGGAACCTCTTTCGCACGCCCTGGTCGGCTCCGTGCACTACACCGTCCTGCGCGCGGATTCCGAATCCCTTGCCCGCGAACGCATCCGGCAGGTGGTGGCCGCCGTGCTCGCCGGTTTCGTGACCACCGCCGCCCGCCGGTAA
- a CDS encoding Mut7-C RNAse domain-containing protein, whose amino-acid sequence MSIGEIAVDVAPELRVFVAGRNGNAGAARVDGVSTLGHVVESLGVPLTEVGELLVGDRPVSPSYQPVSGDVVTVRPVPRPQRLGRTPRFLADIHLGTLARRLRLLGVDTAYENPDIGDAALAARSAAEQRVLLSRDRGLLRRREIFAGAYIYSHRTAEQLDDVLSRFAPPLAPWTRCTACNGVLVAADPETVREFVPAATEPAHDNVTRCTDCGRTYWRGAHHANLDAIVSRALAKFGA is encoded by the coding sequence GTGAGCATCGGGGAGATCGCGGTCGACGTCGCGCCGGAGTTACGGGTGTTCGTCGCCGGTCGCAACGGGAATGCGGGGGCCGCTCGCGTCGATGGCGTGTCGACGCTGGGGCACGTGGTCGAATCGCTGGGTGTGCCGCTGACCGAGGTGGGGGAGCTCTTGGTCGGCGATCGGCCCGTCTCGCCGTCGTACCAACCGGTTTCCGGTGACGTGGTGACCGTGCGCCCGGTGCCGCGCCCGCAGCGGCTGGGCCGGACCCCGCGCTTCCTGGCCGACATCCACCTCGGCACCCTGGCGCGGCGGCTGCGGCTGCTCGGCGTCGACACCGCCTACGAGAATCCCGATATCGGCGACGCCGCCCTGGCCGCCCGCTCGGCCGCCGAACAGCGGGTGCTGCTCTCCCGCGACCGGGGCCTGCTGCGCCGCCGCGAAATCTTCGCGGGCGCATACATCTACAGCCACCGCACCGCCGAGCAACTCGACGATGTGCTGTCCCGCTTCGCGCCCCCGCTCGCCCCGTGGACCCGCTGCACGGCCTGCAACGGCGTGCTGGTGGCCGCCGATCCGGAGACCGTGCGCGAATTCGTGCCCGCCGCAACCGAACCGGCCCACGACAACGTCACCCGCTGCACCGACTGCGGCCGCACCTACTGGCGGGGCGCCCATCACGCCAACCTCGACGCCATCGTTTCCCGGGCGCTGGCGAAGTTCGGGGCCTGA
- a CDS encoding response regulator transcription factor: MRVVLAEDLFLLRDGMTHLLSAHGFQVVAAVATGPELQQALLEQDLDIAIVDVRLPPTCTDEGLQAALRARRAKPGLPVLVLSQHVEQLYARELLADGTGAVGYLLKDRVFNAEQFVDAIRRVAAGGTAMDPEVIAKLLASRARDEPLAALSPREREVLAHMAEGCSNAAIAARLFVSEGAVGKHIASIFGKLGLSQSDDTNRRVLAVLAYLHGRLSC; the protein is encoded by the coding sequence GTGCGCGTTGTCCTCGCGGAGGACCTCTTCCTCCTCCGAGACGGCATGACGCATCTGCTGTCCGCGCACGGTTTCCAGGTGGTGGCCGCGGTCGCGACCGGACCCGAACTACAGCAGGCGCTGCTCGAGCAGGACCTCGATATCGCGATCGTGGACGTGCGGCTGCCGCCGACCTGCACCGACGAGGGATTGCAGGCGGCGCTGCGGGCCCGCCGCGCGAAACCCGGCCTCCCGGTGCTGGTGCTGTCCCAGCACGTGGAACAGCTCTACGCCCGCGAACTGCTCGCCGACGGCACCGGCGCGGTCGGCTATCTGCTCAAGGACCGGGTGTTCAACGCCGAGCAGTTCGTCGACGCCATCCGCCGCGTCGCCGCCGGCGGCACCGCGATGGATCCGGAGGTCATCGCCAAGCTACTGGCCAGCCGGGCCCGCGACGAACCGCTCGCCGCGCTGTCGCCGCGCGAGCGAGAGGTGTTGGCGCACATGGCCGAGGGCTGCTCCAATGCCGCCATCGCCGCCCGGCTGTTCGTCAGCGAGGGCGCGGTGGGCAAGCACATCGCGAGCATCTTCGGCAAGCTCGGCCTGTCCCAGTCCGATGACACCAACCGCCGGGTGCTGGCGGTCCTGGCCTATCTGCACGGGCGGCTGTCATGCTGA
- a CDS encoding sensor histidine kinase has product MRVRRIYDHARAVGRGLIRFTLGPVELLVFAISAVAIAGTCVGLVFLYPPVAVRARPLTALARRLSGAWSGIPIAAPYRPAPPPPVLDADGLYRTPDGAVFPSARSAAFGRMSRWVWTDPATWRDLLWSLTDPFVGGALAIAPAALLCAGIAALSLWHGVFGAIAGVACLAAGWFGAPGLLRLHGRWTRLLLAPASPTAVGRGVVWRRRLGAGVLSGVRCVMLAGLSLLALPQLATLLVAVVCTGPVVTSWVLAKARWLPNLFRRLAFDWSGREITIPYLSTPRLGHDPARSRSSSAWWGTFAGQARALWYDPSSGRDLLWLICQPLAAPVLLLPAALIGYGCWGLVLPVLEQPLGATLSPWYGELFGSTAAALIAGLACTATGLAAAPRLLELHGRWLSVLLAPTARARLLADRERLTARVERLTETRTAATETLAAELRRIERDLHDGAQARLVAMGMTLGAVEELIDRDPRAAKALVAQARQASVSALAELRALVRGIHPPVLAERGLIDAVRALALDSPVPVRVDADLPGPVDTPAESALYFAVTEVLTNAIRHAQARHIEIGIHRHDATLRITVRDDGIGGADPRRGSGLHGVERRLSSFDGRVVVDSPVGGPTMVTMELPCALSSRRTSSSSETA; this is encoded by the coding sequence GTGCGGGTGCGACGGATCTACGACCATGCCCGGGCGGTCGGGCGCGGTCTGATCCGGTTCACGCTGGGCCCGGTGGAACTGCTGGTCTTCGCGATCTCCGCGGTGGCGATCGCCGGAACCTGTGTCGGGCTGGTCTTCCTGTACCCGCCCGTCGCCGTCCGCGCCCGGCCGCTGACCGCGCTGGCGCGGCGGCTGTCGGGCGCGTGGTCCGGCATCCCGATCGCCGCGCCCTACCGCCCCGCGCCGCCCCCGCCGGTCCTCGACGCCGACGGCCTCTACCGCACCCCGGACGGCGCGGTGTTCCCGTCGGCGCGCTCGGCCGCCTTCGGCCGCATGTCGCGCTGGGTGTGGACGGACCCGGCCACCTGGCGCGATCTGCTGTGGTCGCTCACCGACCCGTTCGTGGGCGGCGCGCTCGCGATCGCCCCGGCCGCCCTGCTCTGCGCCGGTATCGCCGCACTGTCGCTGTGGCACGGCGTCTTCGGCGCGATCGCCGGGGTGGCCTGCCTGGCCGCGGGCTGGTTCGGCGCGCCGGGATTGCTTCGGCTGCACGGGCGGTGGACGCGGCTGCTGCTGGCACCGGCCTCGCCGACGGCCGTCGGGCGCGGCGTGGTCTGGCGGCGTCGGCTCGGTGCGGGCGTGCTGTCGGGGGTGCGCTGCGTCATGCTGGCCGGGCTGTCGCTGCTGGCGCTGCCGCAGCTGGCGACCCTGCTGGTGGCGGTGGTGTGCACCGGGCCCGTCGTCACCAGCTGGGTGCTGGCCAAGGCGCGCTGGCTGCCGAATCTGTTCCGGCGGTTGGCCTTCGACTGGTCCGGTCGCGAGATCACCATCCCGTACCTGTCCACGCCCCGGCTCGGGCACGATCCGGCCCGGTCGCGCTCGTCCTCCGCGTGGTGGGGCACGTTCGCCGGGCAGGCCCGCGCCCTGTGGTACGACCCGTCCTCGGGGCGCGACCTGCTGTGGCTGATCTGCCAGCCGCTGGCCGCCCCGGTCCTGCTGCTGCCCGCCGCGCTGATCGGGTACGGCTGCTGGGGACTGGTGCTGCCGGTGCTGGAACAGCCCCTCGGCGCGACCCTTTCGCCGTGGTACGGCGAGCTGTTCGGTTCGACCGCCGCGGCGCTGATCGCCGGTCTCGCCTGCACCGCCACCGGGCTGGCCGCCGCGCCGAGGCTGCTGGAACTGCACGGCCGCTGGCTGTCGGTGCTGCTGGCCCCGACCGCCCGCGCGCGCCTGCTGGCCGATCGCGAGCGGCTCACAGCCCGCGTCGAGCGGCTCACCGAAACCCGTACCGCCGCCACCGAAACCCTCGCCGCCGAGCTGCGCCGCATCGAACGCGACCTGCACGACGGCGCACAGGCCCGGCTGGTGGCCATGGGCATGACGCTGGGCGCCGTCGAGGAACTCATCGATCGCGATCCCCGGGCCGCGAAAGCGCTTGTGGCGCAGGCCCGTCAGGCGTCGGTGAGCGCGCTCGCGGAGCTGCGCGCCCTGGTGCGCGGCATCCACCCGCCGGTGCTGGCCGAGCGCGGCCTGATCGACGCCGTCCGCGCCCTCGCCCTGGACAGCCCCGTGCCGGTGCGGGTGGACGCCGACCTCCCGGGCCCCGTCGACACCCCGGCGGAGTCGGCGCTCTACTTCGCCGTCACCGAGGTCCTGACCAACGCGATCCGCCACGCGCAGGCGCGGCACATCGAGATCGGCATCCATCGGCACGACGCGACGCTGCGGATCACCGTGCGCGACGACGGAATCGGCGGGGCCGATCCGCGCCGGGGCAGCGGCCTGCACGGTGTCGAACGCAGGCTGAGCAGCTTCGACGGTAGGGTTGTGGTCGACAGTCCGGTGGGCGGACCGACGATGGTGACGATGGAGCTGCCGTGCGCGTTGTCCTCGCGGAGGACCTCTTCCTCCTCCGAGACGGCATGA
- a CDS encoding VC0807 family protein, which produces MNTSIPVPETRGHASPPDPRRAVLANILINVVAPVALYYGLRAAGFDQWLALFLGIVPPAVRAIWSVVTLRRVDMLGVLTLSILALVVGVSFLTGSPRFMLAKDGGITAIVGLGFCATLLRTPAYFQLSRAMTRGGDPRADRDRLAAIPDLPAVHAHRDRDLGDRIGARCRRAGGVRVYAASGYGSVAQRAAVHRGDRGAGGGQPCGRAQFARARPDRRRDRTGVNP; this is translated from the coding sequence GTGAACACCTCGATACCCGTGCCCGAGACGCGGGGGCACGCGTCCCCGCCGGACCCCCGGCGGGCCGTGCTGGCCAATATTCTGATCAATGTCGTTGCGCCCGTCGCGCTTTACTACGGGCTGCGGGCGGCGGGGTTCGATCAGTGGCTGGCGCTGTTCCTCGGCATCGTTCCCCCGGCCGTGCGGGCGATCTGGTCGGTGGTCACCCTGCGGCGCGTGGACATGCTGGGGGTGCTCACGCTGAGCATTCTGGCGCTGGTCGTCGGGGTGTCGTTTCTGACCGGCAGCCCGCGGTTCATGCTGGCCAAGGACGGCGGGATCACCGCCATCGTGGGCCTGGGGTTCTGCGCGACGCTGCTGCGCACGCCCGCCTACTTCCAGCTGTCGCGCGCCATGACGAGGGGGGGAGATCCACGAGCGGATCGAGACCGGCTGGCTGCGATCCCCGACCTTCCGGCGGTCCATGCGCATCGCGACCGCGATCTGGGGGATCGGATTGGTGCTCGATGCCGTCGTGCGGGTGGTGTTCGCGTATACGCTGCCAGTGGATACGGTTCCGTTGCTCAACGGGCTGCAGTACATCGTGGTGATCGTGGTGCTGGAGGCGGGCAGCCTTGCGGCCGTGCGCAATTCGCGCGTGCGCGCCCGGATCGCCGCCGAGATCGGACAGGAGTGAACCCATGA